One window from the genome of Accipiter gentilis chromosome 35, bAccGen1.1, whole genome shotgun sequence encodes:
- the LOC126034692 gene encoding uncharacterized protein LOC126034692, whose amino-acid sequence MIEYCTKVWGGKKISKNVFWPVYGSEEDWVRQQLNLWVNNKKPLNPEESQYAEVWLERPGARLYPLNEVKTKQKKKKEERAGMRLWDAQHAQGPQADIKWPLQRPNWDNQDPVHRTHMQDLRTIVIQGIREAVPRGQNINKAFNEMQKKDESPTEWLERLRKALQLYSGVNPDDPLGQALLKTQFVAKSWEDIRKKIEKLEDWQNRGLDELLREAQKIYVRREEESSKRQVKMMVAAVREGRKGQIGEHKSAGMKQGNVVVRKEQRCCFYCGKKGHIKKNCRERIRDEEILKTE is encoded by the exons atgatagaatattgtactaaggtatggggagggaagaagatttctaaaaatgtcttttggccagtctatgggtcagaagaagattgggtaagacagcaattaaacctctgggttaataataaaaaaccccttaacccggaggagagtcagtatgcggaagtgtggctagaaagaccgggagctagactttacccactgaatgaagtaaaaactaaacaaaagaaaaagaaggaaga acgagcaggaatgagactgtgggatgctcagcatgcccagggaccccaagcagatattaaatggccactccaaagacctaattgggataatcaggatccggtgcatagaactcatatgcaggacctgagaactatagtaattcaggggattagagaagcagtaccccgtggccagaatatcaataaagcatttaatgaaatgcaaaagaaagatgagagccctactgagtggctagaacgactgaggaaagcccttcagctgtactctggggtaaatccagacgaccctttaggacaagcgctcctcaaaactcagtttgtggcaaaatcatgggaagatatcagaaagaaaattgaaaagttagaagactggcagaatagagggttggatgaattattaagggaagctcagaaaatctacgtaaggcgggaagaagagagcagcaagcgacaagtaaaaatgatggtagcagcggttagagagggtcgcaaagggcagatcggtgaacataaatctgctggaatgaaacaagggaacgtagtagtaaggaaggaacagagatgttgtttttactgtggaaagaagggacatataaagaagaattgcagagaaaggatcagggatgaggaaatattgaaaacagaatag